tatatatatatatatatatatcgatttatttctgtacatctaactgtggacaactagttgtaggttactaacgaggacagctgacttaataaacttaaaacagtaaaacgtattaaaaatgttgtaaatatattttgaacatactttgatatatatgtacatatttgttataggttcatgaatcgaccagtggctaagtcttacttcccgacgaagtaaaaatatgtgaaagtgagttatagtcccatttttaaaatctaatatttttgggatgagaatacatgcagttttataaatgttttacaaaatagacacaagtatgtgaaactacattctatggttggattattaaaccgaatatcgcccttcaagtctggtagcctaagaattagggaaatcgcccctaattgacgcgaatcctaaagatagatctattgggcttaacaacccccattcaggttatggatggtttagtacttcgagattattatacagacgagaggttctgttttggggatattctatgcattaagttaacgtcggttaccaggtgttcaacatatgaatgatttttatgcacttgcgagtgtaatgatatttatgaaaaatgagaaatcttgtggtctattattatgatttgataatatataggttaaacctataactcaccaatatttttgttgacgttttaagcatgtttattctcaggtgattattaagagcttccgctgttgcatactaaaataaggacaagatttggagtccatgcttgtatgatattgtgtaaaaactgcattcaaaaaacttactttgatgtaatatatttttattgtaaaccattatgtaatggtcgtgtgtaaacggtatattttagattatcattatttgataatctacgtaatgctttttaaacctttatcgataaaataaaggttatggttgttataaaaatgaatgcagtctttgaaaaacgtctcatatagaggtcaaaacctcgcgacgaaatcaattaatatggaacgtttataatcaatatgaacaggacatttcattgTGTTCGTGTATTGTCTAGCTTGTCGCTAGTTTTTAATATACAAaatgcttgcctttcaaaaaaaataaataaataaacccaacAAAATTCCGTCAGGCCTTCTTCTAAAAAATGTCATATTAAGCGCACTTACTAATCCCAAcacacatgatatatatatatagtcaccaGAAATACATCACAGATATATGCATTTGAtgcctagggatggcaatggatcggatgatgccatatccacatccatatccatttaagttttgctcatccatatccatatccatttaatttcatttcatccgtccatatccatatccaatggattaagcgggttaatggatacccGTTGGATAACAAATGAAATATTAATCTAACGACaattttatcaatttaatatagattataaaaaatgtaaatattaaATCTTTATGTTTTGATTTGTTACACATGTTTTGATTGTAATGTATCGCCGATTGTGAATTTGATTAAGCAAAAtacgttataatataagtaaattttaaactaatctaaatatgtaactttgagtattgttagtaacaatttaataattgtgactatcacaacccttattttcgttaataatttaaaattttgtaggttatatgtatatgtatatcaatatgtaaatgtatatgcatatattttagtacgtatatatgtatatatagatttatttgggtgataatggatatatccgtGAATGATAAATtatcatccatatccgatccacgaaatatttaaatcatccatatccatatccatatccgttaatcgtcaatttacatcatccatatccattataaatggatcggatcaggtggatgtccatggatggaacatccattgccatccaAGACTCATAATTTTCCTATTGATAAACACCCCTTGTTAGTTAGGACCTTTAGTAGTTTAGAACAATTTCATTACATGGTAATCTTTTTTTCATTACATGGTAATCTTATTCAGCTAGCTTGTATAATATATCTACAATATTGATATGAGCAATTCCAAAGCAGGCGTTAAGTTTCATTGATTACATatgtttttatattattttatttcatttcatTTTGGAGGATTTACTCTTTCCTGGATGGATAATGCCTCATAATAAAAACCTAATAATATCTGTTTTACTAGAAAAGAGGAAAAAAACACTAGTGAATGGTAAAAACAAGGGTATGTGAACTTATGTACACAGAAGAATAACCGACACATTAAATAAAATCTAAACTAGATGCCTATGCGGCAATATAAAGATTATAACCTGTAAACAAAAAAACCTAAACATGCTTTTAGTCTGTGACTTTAAAGGGAAAGATACCAAGCCAGAATGGATGATTCAGTGAAAGTAGCACATATTATTCAAAATAACCAATGATTTGGCCTGAAGAGTGGAGATACATGACCAATTTATGATGAtgattatactaataatatatGGAGTGTTGTTAAAAGAGTTGTGATTGCAGCTATGGTTTATTATGTGTGGCAAGAAAAAAACTGGAAATTTTCAAAGATAAGAGAAATGTGGATGAATTAAGGGATGCTGTACTTCTCCATATAAGAACTAAGttgttgacttttaaagtcaaAAAAAGTTTGGGGGCTCAAATGGGTTGACATGAATTTCTAGTTTGATATTGGTTGGGAGAGAGCCTAATTGTAGCGCGTCATAAAAGATGAGACGGCTTATGTTAGGTTGCTTCGTTTGTATGTGTTCATATGTCTGATAGGGTTTTTTGTTTTTGCATTGTGATGTTTGTTTGTATGGGGTCTACTGTTGTTTGGGCAGGGTTTACCCTATGCCGTTCTTGTGTATTGATCAATTTTTATTACTATAATCCTTTTTTGcccgaaaaaaaaacaaaaaaagatTATATACTGGGCCATAGAATCCAATACAGCTACATCTCATTGATCGATAATACtccaattaataatactccgtataatgaaaaaaatgttataattcagtaggcttataactacctttagtggtttgattcttgatgttataattcagtaggcttataactacctttagtggtttgattcttgattaagaatgctaataatgaagtgtaagaacaaagatgataatagagagaaagaaagaaacactttgtaagtgtgagaaaatggtgcaagtttaatgcttgcattcatggctatttgtagcaaaaatatcacaagtttaggtaatacaataatattacttttgtgtatcaataattgactatccatttatatatatatttatatattataacactcacccttggatagcaattttgtttgttgaagatcaaccgtaagttactgcctcgttaaaaaccttgctaaagaaaatccagtggaaaaaaaactttagctaagggaaaaagagtgcagcatggagttgactccccctcaagtagacatcgcttcagttgttacatcttttgaacatgtctcataccaatgttatgaacgtgtgttctgaaaatagcagttggaagtgctttcgtgaaaagatcagcagagtttttgctggattgaacatatctcatttcaatctcgatgtccttaatgagattttgagtgtatgagaagaatctaggaggtatgtgtttggttcggtcacttttgatatacccttctttcatctgtgctatgcaagctgcattatcttcatagataattgttggacttttatcgcgttctagtccacaagaatcagtaatgatttgtgtcattgatctcaaccaaaaacattcccgagtagcttcatgtaatgcaatcacttcggcatgatttgatgatgtagcaacaagtgtttgttttttagaacgccatgatattgcagtacctccatttaggaatacatatccagtttgagatttagctttatgtggatcagataaataacctgcatcagcataaccaaccaaatcttgttttgattcgttagaataaaataatcctaaatcagtagttcctcgaaggtatcgaaatatgtgtttgatcccattccagtgtcttttggtaggagcagagctgaaccttgccaacaaattaactgcaaaagaaatgtcaggtcttgtacaatttgtaagatacataagagctccaattgcactaagatatggtacttctggtccaagaatatcttcatgatcttcacatggacgaaatggatcagtttcaacattgagtgatctaacaaccataggagtacttaatggttttgccttgttcatattgaaacgtttcagaatcttttcagtatatgttgtttgatgtacaagtaaaccattaggcatatgctcaatttgtaaaccaaggcaatacttggtttttccgagatctttcattttaaaattctttctttagaagttgaatgacttcatggatctctttatttgtacctatgatgttaagatcatcaacataaacagctatgatcacatatccggatgttgttttcttaatgaaaacacaaggacaagtaaggttatttgtataccctttgcttatcaagtaatcagttaatcggttataccacatacgtcccgattgttttaacccatataaagatctttgtaatttaatcgaatacatttctttggattttgcatttgatgcttcaggtaccttaaatccttcaggtatcttcatatatatatcactatcaagtgatccatatagataagcagtcacaacatccatgagatgcatttctaaatttttagaaactgccaggctgattaagtatctaaaagtaattgcatccataacaggggaataagtttcttcataatcaattcccgatctttgagaaaaaccttgagctacaagtctagctttataccttgtaacttcatttttctcatttctttttcggacaaaaatccatctgtatcctacaggtttcacatctttaggagtgagaatgatggttccaaaaacttttcttttattgagtgattctaattcagctcgtattgcttctttccattgaacccaatcatgtctattttgacattcaaccatagatgttggttctggatcatcatcattattcatgatgtcatatgcaacattaaatgaaaatttctcatcaagatttttcatttcatttcggttccataatatttttgaatgtgcataattgattgcaatttctgtattgacatcatcaatctcctctgcagtaggagtactaatTTGTGGtttttcttgaacactttcttttaccttattatcagctgattttctttttcgaggatttttatctttggaaccaactggtctcccacgtttcagacgtgacatagattcttgagtgactacattatcagttttccgatttggaatctcaactcgagctggagtattaactgctggtatatatgatttagtcaccctttttgtatctgtgaatgcatcaggcaattgatttgcaagttcctgtatatgcattatcttttgaacttctatctcgcattcttttgtgcgaggatcaagatactttaattgaggttcacaccatgaaacatcattttctttattttttatttctccccctaatctaggaaacaatgtttcattaaaatgacaatcagcaaaacgtgctgtaaaaacatcacctgtcataggttcaatataccttatgattgaagatgtttcatatccaacatatattcccaacctcctttgaggacccatttttgtacgttgtgatggcgcaattggaacatatactgcacaaccaaatgttctaaggtgggaaatatttggctcttgaccaaaagcaagttgtagggggaaatatttatgacttgcacttggtctgatgcgaatcaatgcagcagcatgtaaaattgcatgaccccatatagatacagggagttttgttctcattatcaatggtctagagattaactgtaaacgtttaatcagtgactcggctaaactattttgtgtatgcacatgagcaacagaatgttcaacaacaattcctatagacatgcaatagtcattaaatgcttgagatgtaaactcaccagcattatcaagtctcacctttttaatgatgtaatcaagaaaatgtgctctcaatttaataatttcggcaagaaattttgcaaatgccacattacggcttgataacagacaaacatgagaccatctactagatgcgtctattaggaccatgaaatatctaaatggtccacatggtggatgaattggtccacaaatatcaccttgaattctttcaagaaacattggtgattctttctcaaccttaagtggtgagggtctagttatcaattttccaagagagcaagatatacatggaaccattgtatcatgaaggatttttctatccttcagtggatgtccatgtgtacattcaataattcttttcatcattgttgatcctggatggcccaatctgttatgccataaattaaatacaccaggatcaatatagttttctttaatcaccatatgtgcttctggtacatttatatgtgtataatgtaatccagaattaagtcttggcagtttttcaatcacgtgattcttgttagtgatacttaaatatttctcattttctgctgttactgactgataatcatatccattaaggtatatgtcagaaaaactcaataaatttctgcttgacttaggagagaataaggcattattaattaaaaatgttgtaccgtttggtaatatgaattttgcctttcctatcccttctatcaagttagcagcacctgatattgtatgtatagttccttccgttggtttcaaatcaatgaaatatttttcagatttaagtatagtgtgtgtagtaccactatctgctatacagagatctccactacttgattgatgttgtgttccagcagaattcatattaaacttcatatataagaaacaaacagtaagtatataaatgttacacaaaatgtttattacacacaaatagataaaactgaaacatttgacatacatagaattgaaacatcaaacatagaactggaacatttgataaaacatatagaactgaaacatttgagaaaacatgatgacaaaggttaaatcgttttatttataaaagaaacatattaatttaattcaagaaatcttcatataaatcagatggttgctcagtgactgttggatcaatattatccacaaaatttacttccttttctttacctttcagcgaatcctgatacatcttaacaagatgtttagatgttcggcaagtattagcccagtggcccattctaccacatctgtaacaagattcttcagaatttttagaataattttcttcaacatcttgtttagtgggcttgttttgtggttgatatttatattttcgtggattattatttctttgaccaccacggccacgaccacggccacgtccacgcccattcccattaccataaggatggtttctaccatagttatggcttttggcatgatgatggcgatggttattataaccacgaccttgcccgcgtccttgtccctgtttataattatttgcagtatttgcttcagggattgcaagtgtaccagtaggacgggattgctgatttttcattaatagctcatcattttgctctgcaaccaagagatatgaattaagttcaggatatgtgttgaactttagcattttcaaatttctttgcactgtgatgttggcagcattcattgtggagaaagttttctccaacatgtctgcatcacttatttcatgtccacagaatttaagttgtgagactgtattatacagagctgagctgtattcatttactttcttaaagtcttggaaccttaatgttctccattgatccatagcagctggaagtaaaatttctctttgattattgaatctgcttttgagaccttcccataaaacatggggatcttctacagtcacataattattttgtaagcattcatcaatatgttgatgaataaagcaacatgccgttgcttgttctttttcagaacaagtgttgttttcatttatggtttcaagaatgcccattgatttaagatgcatttttacttttataacccatggcatgtagttgtttcccgttgattctaaaggagtaaatttaagcttttccagattcgacattttctattatcaaaaattaaaacaaacaacatgataaattagagtcaatttatattcataagtatataaacattaaacataaatttaatataacataaatgataagtaggcgacagtgtcgaccatatgtaagcaatcgtaaataaatgttatataacataaatgataattaggtggcagtgtcgaccatataaatgttagataatagaaatataaatgttagtaacataaatgataattatgcGACATTGtctaccatataaatgttagataatagaaatataaatgttagtaacataaatgataattaggcgacagtgtcgaccatatattattcaggtggtataaccgaccatatatcatttaggtggcagagccaaccataattagtattaagattatcgtgctgataacgtgttataattcagtaggcttataactacctttagtgatttgattcttgatgttataattcagtaggcttataactacctttagtggtttgattcttgattaagaatgctaataatgaagtgtaagaacaaagatgataatggagagaaagaaagaaacactttgtaagtgtgagaaaatagtgcaagtttaatgcttgcattcatggctatttatagcaaaaatatcacaagtttaggtaatacaataatattacttttgtgtatcaataattgactatccatttatatatatatttatatattataacaaaaaACATAAATCAATACGATAAAGATACCAAATATGAACAAAAACCCCTCTGCAACATAAATTATGTTTCCTAGTAGACCATACCAAAATAGTTTTATCCCCTAATAATAACCACCATCATCTGCAACAagaaaaaaatagaaacttttaagAGGATAAAAATTTAATGGATAATCTGAATATTTAAGAGAGGCTATACCTCATGTCATATTAGGAAAATACTCAAAATAGAACATGAGAATATTTATTGCATTGTTAAAGTGATGGTGCATATATATGTGTATGTTTAGCTTAGAGATGAAATATGATTGCATACCACCACCACCATCGTCTTCCGGGTTGTAATCATCCTCGTCATCATCAAAATCAACATTCTGCAATGTTCATGAATTAttgataataaatatattaactCATCAGACTAAGGTCCTTGCATAAATTAAATTAATCTAAGTGTAAAGTTTACAAAAATATACATTACAAATATTACATAATCTAGATGAGTTTTATATACCTGTTCATAATCGCCAaggtcctcctcttcttcttcctcttcaacaTTTTCGTTGTCCTCATTCTCATCCTCTTCTTCTTTCTTTACCCTATCGTCATGGTCAGCCTAGTCAACAGATCCAAATAACAACATTCAGCTCACTTTggtaaatacaaaaaaaaaaaaaaaaaaaaaaaaaatgtagttCGAAAGAAGATGAAATATATGATACGTTGCTACCCAAGTTCATAAACACCCTTTTAAAAGAACTTTCAATCTAGACCTAAAAAGTTACCTGAGTTTTTGCATCTAGCTTCTCAAGTAAATCCAACTTATGTATGTCTGcccaaacaatattattattagttaagtgACATAAATAAAAGATTAAATTCAACCCTTTTGTCAAATCACTATGCAATTAAATCATAATTACAAATGCTATCAAACCTGATTCTGGATTCCAACGCATCTTCTTATTGACGGGCCTCACATTCTTTGCAACTGTTTTAAAAAACAATGAAGAATATCAGCGGTGCTTAATAAAATAAGGTTTAAAGAGTGACATAATTTGATGCTACAATCTACGTATCAACTATAAAAATACCTAATGAACCATAAAATACAAAAGAAACTTAGAATTTGATGTTTCACCTAATTCAGCAGGAAAATAGTCATCGCTTATCTGAATATAGTCAGAAAGTGGGTCCTTTCTTTTACCTTCATTTCCTGTCACAACATTTTTAATGTAAAGAACATGATCACCATAGGACATCGTAGTATAAATTCAGAACAAATAAAAAATTGAAACCGAATGAACAGATAAAGCCCAGGTATGAGAAAAACAGTAATCAAGAAACGAAATAATCTAATTAGAATACACAAATTAACCTATACAAACACAAGTATAGCATTTAACTTCCAACTGTGGACTTTAACTTGATTCTTTTCATTAAAAaacagtaaaaaaaaatataaaaatagaatGCTTACTTGAGGCAACTTGATCCAACGGCCCCAAATGATAAGGAGATGAATTCCAAAACTTTTGTAGTTCATTACCCCATGATACTAACTTCCTATATTTCTCTTCTTTTTGTTTCAGATTGACATCAGGAAGTTCTTTAATTTCCTATAATAAAAAAATATGCTATTAGTACAGATCACAAAATTGCTATAAATTCTTCACGGCCAGAACCAACATGTTAAATATTATAATTCCTCTATTACATAAAAGGAGGGATGCTGAGCGCAAAAGTCAAtcaatatattttcgagaaagtaATATTGTCGATGGTTAGTTGTGATGGTTAGTTGTCAAAGATGATGTTCAAGGTAAATGTTACTTTCATTAACCTAATTCATACTTTATTCACTTCTATATCAACTATGCGAAAAAGTAATGTTACAGGTAGACGTTTGATACTGTGTTCTGTCCAGATGTTGCAAATTGTATTAGAATTACATTCTTTTCAGATTCGTTCATCGCATAACTAAATGTCTAATTGGTCCGACTCCACAGGCCTTTGTCGAATACTACATGATAGGTTTACAACATTCAAGTCCTATAATTCCTCcttaactaaatggatatggatatggatacggccccacccgatccatatccgatccattgccatccctagtcaaAAGTAAGTAAACAACGATATTATCATAATAATGAATAGTGATgcaaaataattaaaaaatatataataacagTAATTGACTTACAGGAAATATGATATATTCTTGTGGTTTGGCATAATTACGTTGACCACCTCCACGGCGTCCCCTTCCTCTCCACATCGTTTTCCCTAATTATAAACCCTAACTGAAACCCTAATTAGATTCCATCAAAGTAATTACGCTGCAAAACTCAATTTTACAATAAATCACGTGAATTAAACTATTAACAAACTTTAAATAATTGTGGAATTTTTAGTGAAGCACACAATTAATCAACTCAACAATAATTAAAACCTAAACATATTTGCAATCCATAAACTAGGTTTCAATCACTACTCATAATCGGAATTAAACACGCAATCAAATTAAATAAAGCATATATATATTTAACCATTGGAATTAATTAACTATAGTTAAAAGAGATGATACCAATAGTCTAGTTGCTTGAACAAAATCCAAAATTAAAGCTAAAATCCAACAAAGTGAAGGTCAGTAGCCTCCAATTCGTACGCTGTCTTCTTCTTGAGAGAAGAAATTGTAAACCTAATTAGTTTAATTTCGACTGAACCTAAACTAAACACACGTGGGCCCAACTTCACATTACCGCTATTCTTTCCATTCCCTTATGATTTTTCACTGCAGCCTTTTTTATTGATCCAATAATTGGGTTGTGATAAAAGGTCCAGTCATTAGGTGCTGATGGCCCAATCATAAGCCCAGTAATTCAAAAATCAGCCCATAAAAAATTACCAGCCGACGTATTAAT
This genomic window from Rutidosis leptorrhynchoides isolate AG116_Rl617_1_P2 chromosome 2, CSIRO_AGI_Rlap_v1, whole genome shotgun sequence contains:
- the LOC139890720 gene encoding uncharacterized protein; amino-acid sequence: MWRGRGRRGGGQRNYAKPQEYIIFPEIKELPDVNLKQKEEKYRKLVSWGNELQKFWNSSPYHLGPLDQVASRNEGKRKDPLSDYIQISDDYFPAELVAKNVRPVNKKMRWNPESDIHKLDLLEKLDAKTQADHDDRVKKEEEDENEDNENVEEEEEEEDLGDYEQNVDFDDDEDDYNPEDDGGGDDGGYY